The following are encoded in a window of Salmo trutta chromosome 9, fSalTru1.1, whole genome shotgun sequence genomic DNA:
- the LOC115200484 gene encoding kelch-like protein 20 produces the protein MWYACTPMLTPRENAGCCVYLGRLFVAGGKDELNLELSAAEKFDPDALSWTPVKRMRCKRNNMSLMVFNGSLLAVGGSDGITNLKTIEVYNHESNTWRENP, from the exons ATGTGGTATGCGTGTACCCCTATGCTGACCCCTAGAGAGAACGCGGGCTGCTGTGTGTACCTGGGACGTCTGTTCGTGGCCGGAGGAAAAGATGAACTCAACCTGGAGCTCAGCGCTGCAGAGAAGTTTGATCCAGACGCTCTGAGTTGGACCCCCGTCAAACGCATGAGATGCAAGAGAAACAAC ATGTCTCTGATGGTGTTCAACGGGTCGTTGTTGGCTGTGGGAGGCTCTGATGGCATCACCAATCTGAAAACAATAGAAGTCTACAACCATGAGTCAAATACATGGAG
- the LOC115200485 gene encoding kelch-like protein 20 has protein sequence MGVYNEQGEALGEQDSQEGMTPKDRQGGVSGRHGIPSPMSLRRQHSKLPPTDVFNDVMYMVGGWTQEDPSCPVEQFCPLENEWKNMASMINHRGNVAVYGLAGKIYTVGGADGVTCKSSVERYNPETNTWSNDVAPLSSPRSGVGLVEMDGYLYALGGYDGMVCTNTVERYNPKMNSWTKQAPMLSRRSGATAAVMDGQLYVIGGSDGNAPMNTVERFNPLDGMWYACTPMLTPRENAGCCVYLGRLFVAGGRDELNLELSSAEKFDPDALSWTPVKRMRCKRNNMSLMVFNGSLLAVGGSDGITNLKTIEVYNHESNTWRHFGSMKTKHPGGHVAMLKTKRSYSL, from the exons ATGGGAGTGTACAATGAACAAGG ggaggCCCTTGGTGAACAAGATTCACAGGAGGGCATGACCCCCAAAGACAGACAAGGGGGGGTCAGTGGTCGCCATGGTATCCCGAGCCCCATGTCCCTGCGTAGACAACACTCCAAACTCCCTCCTACAGATGTGTTCAACGACGTCATGTACATGG TGGGCGGCTGGACCCAGGAGGATCCATCCTGCCCGGTGGAACAGTTCTGTCCCCTGGAGAATGAGTGGAAGAACATGGCCTCCATGATCAATCACCGTGGTAACGTGGCCGTGTACGGCCTGGCCGGGAAGATCTACACGGTGGGCGGGGCCGATGGTGTCACGTGCAAAAGCAGCGTGGAGAG GTACAACCCAGAGACCAACACCTGGAGTAACGACGTGGCTCCCCTGAGCAGCCCCCGCAGTGGGGTGGGTCTGGTGGAGATGGATGGATATCTGTACGCCCTTGGAGGATACGACGGCATGGTCTGCACCAACACTGTTGAGAG ATATAATCCCAAAATGAATAGCTGGACAAAGCAGGCACCGATGCTGAGCCGACGTTCTGGGGCAACGGCTGCTGTGATGGATGGTCAGCTATACGTGATTGGAGGCAGCGATGGCAACGCACCCATGAACACAG TGGAGCGTTTCAATCCCTTGGATGGGATGTGGTATGCGTGTACCCCTATGCTGACCCCTAGAGAGAACGCGGGCTGCTGTGTGTACCTGGGACGTCTGTTCGTGGCCGGAGGAAGAGATGAACTCAACCTGGAGCTCAGCTCTGCAGAGAAGTTTGATCCAGACGCTCTGAGTTGGACCCCCGTCAAACGCATGAGATGCAAGAGAAACAAC ATGTCTCTGATGGTGTTCAACGGGTCGTTGTTAGCTGTGGGAGGCTCTGATGGCATCACCAATCTGAAAACAATAGAAGTCTACAACCATGAGTCAAATACATGGAG ACACTTTGGGAGCATGAAGACCAAACATCCAGGAGGCCACGTTGCCATGTTGAAGACCAAACGCAGTTACAGCCTGTAA